A part of Laribacter hongkongensis DSM 14985 genomic DNA contains:
- the gpM gene encoding phage terminase small subunit: MTTSPARAHFQRASAARIAEAAGPGQSLEGLSQYELMLAMLARHSRRLKQVQSNERKAEVKREILPEYLPWVQGVLAHGKGAQDDVLMTVMVWRIDAGDYAGALDIGDYALAYRLAMPKRFNRDAATTLTEEMADAAKRARDGGQPFDAALLRRTLALVTGIDTPDQSRSRLLKELGLLLTESDPPAALGYLQQATRLNPAAGVKKQLDRLARQTGSPRAVSTADDDADG; encoded by the coding sequence ATGACGACGAGCCCGGCCCGAGCCCACTTCCAGCGTGCCTCGGCGGCCCGGATCGCAGAAGCGGCCGGACCGGGCCAGTCACTGGAAGGGCTGTCGCAATACGAACTGATGCTGGCCATGCTGGCCCGGCACAGCCGGCGCCTGAAGCAGGTGCAGTCGAACGAGCGCAAGGCCGAGGTCAAGCGCGAAATCCTGCCTGAGTACCTGCCGTGGGTGCAGGGCGTGCTGGCCCACGGCAAGGGGGCGCAGGACGACGTGCTGATGACCGTCATGGTCTGGCGCATCGACGCCGGCGACTACGCCGGGGCGCTCGACATCGGCGACTACGCGCTGGCCTACCGGCTGGCGATGCCCAAACGCTTCAACCGGGATGCCGCCACCACGCTGACCGAGGAAATGGCCGATGCGGCCAAGCGTGCACGGGACGGCGGGCAGCCGTTTGACGCGGCCCTGCTCAGGCGCACGCTGGCCCTCGTGACCGGCATCGACACGCCGGACCAGAGCCGCTCGCGCCTCCTGAAAGAGTTGGGCCTTTTGCTGACGGAGAGCGACCCGCCGGCTGCCCTCGGCTACCTGCAGCAGGCCACCCGGCTCAACCCGGCCGCCGGCGTCAAAAAGCAGCTGGACCGGCTGGCCCGCCAGACCGGCAGTCCCCGGGCCGTCAGCACAGCGGACGATGACGCTGACGGCTGA
- a CDS encoding head completion/stabilization protein: MGFTANEPENPSPGTVSSSAFWPVIDLADVQAEWRIDGTVTTARLRLAVIEAVSTVNGELAGWRQERQQDGFATLAEVPGELLDGECEHLYHYRRAVGCHAKSELTRRYRDFDATRDGQQRADAMEADIDDLMRDARAAINRIKGRRGTWVVVAV; the protein is encoded by the coding sequence ATGGGATTCACCGCCAACGAACCAGAAAACCCGTCGCCGGGCACTGTCAGCAGCAGCGCCTTCTGGCCCGTCATCGATCTCGCTGACGTGCAGGCCGAATGGCGGATAGACGGCACCGTCACTACGGCCCGGCTGCGGCTGGCCGTGATCGAGGCGGTCAGCACCGTCAATGGCGAGCTGGCCGGCTGGCGGCAAGAGCGGCAGCAGGACGGATTCGCCACGCTGGCCGAGGTGCCGGGCGAGCTGCTCGACGGTGAGTGCGAACACCTCTACCACTACCGCCGGGCGGTCGGCTGCCACGCCAAGAGCGAGCTGACCCGCCGCTACCGCGACTTTGATGCCACGCGCGACGGCCAGCAGCGGGCGGACGCCATGGAAGCCGACATCGACGACCTGATGCGGGATGCCCGTGCCGCCATCAACCGCATCAAGGGCCGCCGGGGGACGTGGGTCGTGGTGGCGGTCTGA
- a CDS encoding tail protein X, producing the protein MTQQHDTVDALVWRHTGRTQGMVEAVLALNPGLADHGPVLPAGLMVELPDAPVAPPALHLIQLWD; encoded by the coding sequence ATGACGCAACAGCACGACACCGTCGACGCCCTGGTCTGGCGGCATACCGGCCGCACGCAGGGCATGGTCGAAGCGGTGCTGGCCCTCAATCCGGGACTGGCCGACCACGGCCCCGTCCTGCCGGCCGGCCTCATGGTCGAACTGCCTGACGCGCCGGTGGCACCGCCGGCCCTTCACCTGATCCAACTCTGGGACTGA
- a CDS encoding phage holin family protein yields MLEPITPSTASASLLAVALLTLFPGIDASVVLGAFAGSTVFVLSSRDPGRLSRVGFFAASFLIGLFAAGPVAALMNTLLPATVNDHVGALFASALAVRLLQWLIDMAADPLGLLARIRGGRQ; encoded by the coding sequence ATGCTGGAACCGATCACCCCTTCAACTGCTTCGGCCAGCCTGCTGGCCGTCGCCCTCCTGACCCTGTTTCCGGGCATTGATGCCTCGGTGGTGCTGGGTGCCTTTGCCGGCTCGACGGTCTTTGTGCTCTCGAGCCGGGACCCCGGCCGCCTGAGCCGGGTGGGCTTCTTTGCTGCCAGCTTCCTGATCGGCCTCTTTGCCGCCGGGCCGGTGGCGGCGCTGATGAACACCCTGCTGCCGGCCACGGTCAACGACCACGTCGGCGCGCTGTTTGCCTCGGCACTGGCCGTGCGCCTGCTGCAATGGCTGATCGACATGGCGGCCGATCCGCTGGGCCTGCTGGCCCGCATCCGGGGAGGCCGGCAATGA
- a CDS encoding phage holin family protein, producing MTTVLLFLHAVAGLLMAACLTLFRRHEHRHRPWISLLAWLTACAAVSLPVRILSGQIREVDAGSVLLLWVLLVAVAVRRGNLGQLFNRRGSCKS from the coding sequence ATGACCACCGTCCTGCTCTTCCTGCATGCCGTTGCCGGCCTGCTGATGGCGGCCTGCCTGACCCTGTTCCGGCGCCATGAACACCGCCACCGGCCGTGGATCAGCCTGCTGGCCTGGCTGACGGCCTGTGCCGCCGTTTCACTGCCGGTGCGCATCCTGTCCGGCCAGATCCGCGAGGTGGATGCCGGCTCGGTCCTGCTGCTGTGGGTGCTGCTGGTGGCCGTGGCGGTCCGTCGCGGCAATCTGGGCCAACTCTTCAACCGGAGGGGATCATGCAAATCCTGA
- a CDS encoding N-acetylmuramidase domain-containing protein — protein MQILKQGSTGSAVTVLQQQLNRLGFALEPDGWFGEATRAAVRAFQRQAGLLDDGKVGPVTREALQGILPVPRRLNDADLQAAADALGVDLAAVKAVIEVESRGSGFEATGHPVILFERHVFYRQAKAAGLDAEALASRYPNLCSTRRGGYAGGPAEWSRYRHAGRLHPDCAVEAASWGLFQIMGFHWQALGYPSAAGFAGAMAESSAQQLDAFVRFIRLDPALLKALKGHQWAAFARRYNGPAYQDNLYDVKLARAHARYAAGEVAA, from the coding sequence ATGCAAATCCTGAAGCAAGGCAGTACCGGCAGTGCGGTCACCGTGCTGCAGCAGCAACTCAACCGGCTGGGCTTCGCACTGGAGCCGGACGGCTGGTTCGGAGAGGCAACCCGTGCCGCCGTCCGCGCTTTCCAGCGCCAGGCCGGCCTGCTGGATGACGGCAAGGTCGGGCCGGTCACCCGTGAGGCCCTGCAGGGCATCCTGCCGGTCCCGCGCCGGCTGAATGACGCCGACCTGCAGGCCGCCGCCGACGCGCTCGGCGTGGACCTGGCTGCCGTCAAGGCGGTGATCGAGGTCGAGAGCCGGGGCAGCGGCTTCGAGGCGACCGGCCACCCGGTCATCCTGTTCGAGCGCCATGTGTTCTACCGGCAGGCCAAGGCGGCCGGGCTGGATGCCGAGGCACTGGCCAGCCGCTATCCGAACCTGTGCAGCACCCGCCGGGGCGGCTATGCCGGTGGCCCGGCCGAGTGGAGCCGGTACCGGCATGCCGGCCGCCTGCATCCGGACTGCGCCGTCGAGGCGGCGAGCTGGGGTCTCTTCCAGATCATGGGCTTTCACTGGCAGGCACTGGGCTACCCGTCGGCCGCCGGCTTTGCCGGTGCGATGGCTGAAAGCAGCGCGCAGCAGCTGGATGCCTTCGTGCGCTTCATCCGGCTGGACCCGGCCCTGCTCAAGGCGCTCAAGGGCCACCAGTGGGCCGCTTTTGCCCGCCGCTACAACGGCCCGGCGTACCAGGACAACCTGTACGACGTGAAGCTGGCCCGCGCCCATGCCCGCTACGCCGCCGGCGAGGTGGCGGCATGA
- the lysC gene encoding Rz1-like lysis system protein LysC (LysC is an Rz1-like component of a phage lytic system, substantially overlapping although not fully embedded in the gene for the Rz-like LysB component.), with translation MRGLIPACLLTLGACSSVPPSPAPVITVSGCPGVTPCRLPDSRPQTNRDLLNELARTEAAWHACAAQVDLIHRCQQELNR, from the coding sequence GTGCGTGGGCTGATACCCGCCTGCCTGCTGACCTTGGGCGCCTGCTCGAGCGTCCCGCCCTCGCCGGCGCCGGTGATTACCGTCAGTGGCTGTCCGGGCGTGACGCCGTGCCGGCTGCCGGACAGCCGGCCGCAGACGAACCGCGACCTGCTGAATGAACTTGCCCGCACCGAAGCGGCCTGGCATGCCTGTGCGGCCCAGGTCGACCTGATCCACCGCTGCCAGCAGGAGCTGAACCGATGA
- a CDS encoding TraR/DksA family transcriptional regulator, whose protein sequence is MTDLYDRAQQLEARQRDEALARHVARQQAGPGLSHCEDCGEPILEARRRIVPGCRRCRDCQEEAERHG, encoded by the coding sequence ATGACCGACCTGTACGACCGCGCCCAGCAACTCGAGGCCCGGCAGCGTGACGAGGCACTGGCCCGCCACGTCGCCCGCCAGCAGGCCGGCCCCGGCCTCAGTCACTGCGAGGACTGCGGCGAGCCGATCCTTGAAGCCCGCCGGCGCATCGTGCCGGGCTGCCGCCGCTGCCGGGATTGCCAGGAAGAGGCCGAGCGCCATGGATAA
- a CDS encoding phage tail protein: MDKPARLRAALKAALPELANRPDALQLFVESGQLAATAGASLSWEYRYTLVVLVTDYTGSPDPVMLTLLTWLRQHQPELLQNRERLQDGLRFDVDILKHGCVDLQVKLKLSERVIVTVDPEQQRRILSHPPELVPVPPAASDDWPMVPA, encoded by the coding sequence ATGGATAAGCCCGCCCGCCTGCGTGCCGCCCTCAAGGCCGCCCTGCCGGAACTGGCCAACCGGCCGGATGCGTTGCAGCTGTTCGTGGAATCCGGCCAGCTCGCCGCCACCGCCGGCGCCTCGCTGTCGTGGGAATACCGCTACACGCTGGTGGTGCTGGTCACCGACTACACCGGCAGCCCTGACCCGGTCATGCTGACCCTGCTCACCTGGTTGCGACAGCATCAGCCGGAGCTGCTGCAGAACCGCGAGCGGCTGCAGGACGGCCTGCGGTTCGACGTCGACATCCTCAAACACGGCTGTGTCGACCTGCAGGTCAAACTCAAGCTGAGCGAACGGGTCATCGTCACGGTCGACCCGGAACAGCAGCGCCGCATCCTGAGCCACCCGCCCGAGCTGGTGCCGGTGCCGCCGGCCGCGTCTGATGACTGGCCGATGGTGCCGGCATGA
- a CDS encoding phage virion morphogenesis protein yields the protein MSLAVLESELAGLLQQTGPAARRQLAREIGRELRRSQQKRIAAQQNPDGSRFAPRKPQLRQRPPVRRQMFTRLRTARYLQLETTPEAVALAFVSSVARIAKVHQFGEEDEVRPGLTARYPARELLGLTEEDIGRIEAAVLRHLAGA from the coding sequence ATGAGCCTCGCGGTACTGGAAAGCGAGCTGGCCGGCCTGTTGCAGCAGACCGGCCCGGCGGCCCGCCGGCAGCTCGCCCGCGAAATCGGGCGCGAGCTGCGCCGGTCACAGCAGAAACGCATCGCCGCGCAGCAGAATCCGGACGGCAGCCGCTTTGCGCCGAGGAAACCACAGCTGCGGCAGCGCCCCCCGGTGCGCCGGCAGATGTTCACCCGCCTGCGCACGGCCCGTTACCTGCAGCTCGAGACCACGCCGGAAGCCGTTGCCCTTGCCTTTGTGTCGTCGGTGGCCCGGATTGCGAAAGTCCACCAGTTCGGTGAAGAGGACGAAGTGCGGCCTGGCCTCACCGCCCGCTACCCGGCGCGCGAACTGCTCGGGCTGACAGAGGAAGACATCGGACGGATAGAGGCGGCGGTGCTCAGGCATCTGGCCGGGGCGTAA
- a CDS encoding porin, with amino-acid sequence MKKSLILALAALPASAFASEVEIYGKLTAAVQSTRSTYSDADPGTTTKVDSYDSYLGFRGTENLGNGLKAIWQVEQAIALDGDTPADVWTMYHIRSVNTFASRDTFVGLSGPWGTLQAGYLSNFQNKYSRLNPQKATGWIGLSHMDSRYPFQTAASTQTRIANALAYTSPEWNGLTGRVMYSAAGEKHSVHGDRESLYEIGLRYARAGFYGQYAYTRSNNGLPFPILMGDDQPYTTRIHYAEAGYEANGWLVALTYVTQRHDGDAYTDPGSGFLSRASENRSRAMGVNLAYTLGRWTPHFQYQHGWEPTQWIEGSGNSDFSGQTFNQYVLGVDYALSKRTELQAAAGYVKTGNDPRVNKPHLKGHTLSLGLSHRF; translated from the coding sequence ATGAAAAAAAGCCTCATTCTTGCCCTTGCCGCCCTGCCTGCCAGTGCCTTTGCCTCAGAGGTGGAGATCTACGGCAAACTGACCGCTGCCGTCCAGAGTACCCGCAGCACCTATTCTGACGCCGATCCTGGCACTACCACCAAAGTGGACAGCTATGACTCCTATCTGGGCTTCCGGGGCACGGAAAATCTCGGTAACGGGCTGAAAGCCATCTGGCAGGTCGAACAGGCCATTGCGCTGGATGGCGATACACCAGCCGATGTCTGGACCATGTATCACATAAGGTCTGTCAATACGTTTGCCTCTCGCGATACTTTTGTCGGCCTGAGTGGCCCGTGGGGCACCCTCCAGGCAGGCTATCTGAGCAACTTCCAGAACAAGTATTCGCGGCTGAATCCGCAGAAGGCTACCGGCTGGATAGGGTTGTCACACATGGACAGCAGGTACCCATTCCAGACTGCCGCCAGCACCCAGACACGCATTGCCAATGCGCTGGCGTATACCTCACCGGAATGGAACGGCCTGACGGGGCGGGTCATGTATTCGGCAGCGGGTGAGAAGCACTCTGTCCATGGAGACCGTGAAAGCCTGTATGAGATCGGCCTGCGCTATGCCCGGGCCGGGTTCTACGGACAATATGCCTATACCCGCTCCAATAACGGCCTGCCTTTCCCGATACTTATGGGAGATGATCAGCCTTATACGACCAGGATTCACTATGCAGAGGCGGGTTACGAAGCCAATGGCTGGCTGGTCGCCCTGACGTATGTCACCCAGCGGCATGACGGTGATGCCTATACCGATCCGGGTTCGGGTTTTCTGAGCCGGGCCTCCGAGAACAGATCTCGGGCCATGGGGGTCAATCTGGCCTATACCCTCGGGCGCTGGACGCCGCATTTCCAGTATCAGCACGGCTGGGAGCCCACTCAGTGGATAGAGGGCAGCGGAAATAGCGACTTCTCAGGGCAGACTTTCAACCAGTATGTGCTGGGGGTGGACTATGCTCTCTCCAAACGCACCGAACTTCAGGCGGCCGCCGGCTATGTCAAGACCGGCAATGATCCGCGGGTAAACAAGCCTCACCTGAAAGGCCACACCCTGTCGCTGGGACTGAGTCACCGCTTCTGA
- a CDS encoding phage baseplate assembly protein V: MDIAELNRRLANLIRHGTVTGVQHAPPRVRVQTGGNTTDWLRYWVPRAGTTRDWDPPVAGEQCILLCPSGELTTAFVLTGLYSDAFPPPSGSPDLCVRVWPDGARLTYNHAAGALSATGINTALVQAADKCTVDCPLTEFTGDVQIRGNLTVDGEALVKSLLSYMAGLSGQNGAGGQTVIEGDIRHLGTLSNTGRIESNGVGVDDHTHPGDSGGTTGKPNA; the protein is encoded by the coding sequence ATGGACATTGCAGAACTCAACCGCCGGCTGGCCAACCTGATCCGCCACGGCACCGTGACCGGGGTGCAGCACGCACCACCGCGCGTGCGCGTACAAACCGGAGGCAACACGACCGACTGGCTGCGCTATTGGGTGCCGCGCGCCGGCACCACCCGCGACTGGGACCCGCCGGTCGCGGGCGAGCAGTGCATCCTGCTGTGCCCGAGCGGCGAGCTGACCACCGCCTTTGTGCTGACCGGGCTCTACTCTGACGCATTTCCCCCTCCATCCGGCAGTCCTGACCTGTGCGTGCGCGTCTGGCCGGACGGTGCCCGCCTCACCTACAACCATGCCGCCGGCGCCCTGTCGGCCACCGGCATCAACACTGCACTGGTGCAGGCAGCGGACAAATGCACCGTTGACTGCCCGCTGACCGAGTTCACCGGTGACGTGCAGATCAGGGGCAACCTGACGGTGGACGGCGAGGCGCTGGTGAAATCGCTGCTCTCGTACATGGCCGGACTGTCCGGTCAGAACGGCGCGGGCGGGCAGACCGTCATCGAGGGCGACATCCGGCACCTCGGCACCCTGAGCAATACCGGCCGCATCGAATCCAACGGCGTTGGCGTAGACGATCACACTCATCCGGGCGACTCGGGCGGCACCACCGGGAAGCCGAACGCATGA
- a CDS encoding GPW/gp25 family protein yields the protein MKWQGMHAATGRAVTDRDHVRQSVRDVLLTPVGSRIARRDYGSAVASMIDWPANAHLRMQLMAAAHMALTRHEPRIRITAVSFSQDEQHGRWTCDLSVEYLTGPLAGTADTVRTAL from the coding sequence ATGAAGTGGCAAGGCATGCACGCCGCCACCGGTCGGGCCGTTACCGACCGCGACCATGTGCGGCAATCCGTCCGTGACGTACTGCTGACGCCGGTCGGTTCACGCATTGCGCGCCGCGACTACGGCTCGGCCGTGGCCTCGATGATCGACTGGCCGGCCAATGCCCACCTGCGCATGCAGCTGATGGCCGCCGCGCACATGGCCCTGACCCGGCACGAACCCCGCATCCGCATCACGGCAGTCAGCTTCAGCCAGGACGAACAGCACGGCCGCTGGACCTGTGACCTGTCGGTCGAGTACCTGACCGGCCCGCTGGCCGGCACCGCCGATACCGTGAGGACCGCCCTGTGA
- a CDS encoding baseplate assembly protein codes for MTRSLIDLSMLPPPDVVEAVDLETLLDRRKAALLASLPEDMRESVANTLSLESEPLTKLLEENAYRELLLRQRINEAARAVMLPYAGGADLEQLAANVNVARLLIDPGKPDAWPPVPPARETDDSLRTRAQMAFEGLSVAGPRAAYVWHALSADGRVADVDVHSPDPCEVVVTVLAQAGNGAAGEDLLAIVRTALSAETVRPIGDRLTVQGATIVDYRIDATLLLESGPESEPVIKAARQQAEAYARRQRRIGRDIDRSALFAALHVEGVKRVELRQPAADMRLERHQAGHCTAIELGTGTEDA; via the coding sequence GTGACCCGCAGCCTGATCGATCTGTCGATGCTGCCGCCACCGGACGTGGTGGAAGCAGTCGACCTTGAAACCCTGCTGGACCGGCGCAAGGCTGCCCTGCTGGCCAGCCTGCCAGAGGACATGCGCGAGAGCGTGGCCAATACGCTCTCGCTCGAATCCGAGCCGCTGACCAAGCTGCTCGAGGAGAACGCCTACCGCGAACTGCTGCTGCGCCAACGCATCAACGAAGCCGCCAGAGCCGTGATGCTGCCATATGCCGGGGGCGCTGATCTTGAGCAGCTCGCTGCCAATGTCAATGTCGCACGCCTGCTGATCGATCCGGGCAAGCCCGACGCCTGGCCGCCGGTACCACCAGCACGGGAGACCGACGACAGCCTGCGCACCCGTGCCCAGATGGCGTTCGAGGGATTGTCGGTGGCCGGACCACGGGCAGCCTATGTCTGGCATGCCTTGTCGGCCGATGGCCGGGTGGCCGACGTGGACGTACACAGCCCGGATCCGTGCGAGGTAGTGGTGACCGTACTGGCCCAGGCCGGAAACGGTGCCGCCGGCGAGGACCTGCTGGCGATCGTCAGGACGGCGCTCAGTGCCGAGACCGTGCGCCCGATCGGTGACCGGCTGACCGTACAGGGTGCCACCATCGTGGACTACCGGATCGACGCCACCCTGCTGCTGGAATCCGGCCCGGAAAGCGAACCGGTCATCAAGGCTGCCCGCCAGCAGGCCGAAGCCTACGCCCGCCGCCAGCGGCGCATCGGACGGGACATTGACCGCTCGGCCCTGTTTGCCGCCCTTCATGTCGAGGGTGTGAAGCGGGTCGAGCTGCGGCAGCCGGCTGCCGACATGCGGCTGGAACGCCACCAGGCCGGGCACTGCACGGCCATCGAACTGGGCACGGGGACGGAAGATGCCTGA
- a CDS encoding phage tail protein I, producing MPDSLLPPNASRLEHAVAGTLAVAMVLPVPLRDLWSPDRCPEPLLPYLAWAWSVDRWDSRWPVATRRKVVADAFAVHQRKGTIDAVRRVVEPFGYLIEVIEWWQEQPPGRRGTFRLKIGVQDAGISEATFRELERLIDDARPVSRHLTGLAVSLACHGNIHVAASGFGGDVTTVYPYMPDAVTTIGQPGAGAGLHLIDTLTLSLQEST from the coding sequence ATGCCTGACTCGCTGCTGCCCCCCAATGCCAGCCGCCTTGAACATGCCGTGGCCGGCACGCTGGCGGTCGCAATGGTACTGCCGGTCCCGCTGCGCGACCTGTGGAGTCCGGACCGCTGCCCGGAACCGCTGCTGCCGTACCTCGCCTGGGCGTGGTCGGTGGACCGCTGGGACAGCCGCTGGCCCGTGGCCACCCGCCGCAAGGTGGTAGCCGATGCCTTCGCCGTCCACCAGCGCAAAGGCACCATTGATGCCGTGCGCCGGGTGGTCGAGCCGTTCGGCTACCTGATCGAGGTGATCGAATGGTGGCAGGAACAGCCACCGGGCCGCCGGGGCACCTTCCGCCTCAAGATCGGCGTGCAGGATGCCGGCATCAGCGAAGCCACCTTCCGCGAGCTGGAACGCCTGATCGATGACGCCAGACCGGTATCGCGCCACCTCACCGGACTGGCCGTCAGCCTGGCCTGCCACGGAAACATCCACGTGGCGGCATCCGGTTTCGGTGGCGACGTCACGACCGTTTATCCCTACATGCCGGATGCCGTCACGACCATCGGCCAACCCGGTGCCGGCGCCGGCCTCCACCTGATCGACACCCTCACCCTTTCACTGCAGGAGAGCACCTGA
- a CDS encoding phage tail protein, whose translation MPATYYCLLTRIGEAKLAKATALGTRLAITHLAVGDGGGSVPQPEPDQTALKHEVRRGLVNELKVDPLNANQIIIEQVIPEEAGGWWIREVGAFDADGDLIAVGNCPESYKPVLAEGSGRTQIIRMVLIVSSTDAVTLKIDPSVVLATKQHVTETVAKAVSDHLKQPDPHPQYATDEALTQGLASKLGKTETAADSAKLEGHPASYFAKADDLAKVGGDPLLWPRTSPSRTHIQAGYAPLDGQELSRALYPDAWAAIQAGAVPVVTEAEWQADPLKRGAWTYGNGTTTFRMPDWNGKSAGSKGAVFVRGDGVLSAGTPGLMQPDEIRSHAHTIPYSNLQFPVASSSGTTLAYGSGSTNTSTTGGAETRPLNVTGVWVCRLFGAVTNPGSADAAQLATEVARLWAQKVELASFTGSNQLLAGNGYQKLPGGLIIQWGTISGIAYNATAQSFTFPIVFPVACLGVVSKGWASVGTAMFADINIHGFGPAGVSNYQASCNNGSGTINTRWIAFGY comes from the coding sequence ATGCCTGCCACCTATTACTGCCTGCTGACCCGTATCGGGGAAGCCAAACTGGCCAAGGCCACCGCACTCGGCACCCGGCTGGCCATCACCCATCTGGCCGTCGGGGACGGCGGCGGCTCGGTACCACAGCCGGAGCCGGACCAGACCGCATTGAAGCACGAAGTCCGCCGCGGCCTTGTCAACGAACTGAAGGTCGATCCGCTCAACGCGAACCAGATCATCATCGAGCAGGTGATTCCGGAAGAGGCGGGAGGCTGGTGGATCAGGGAGGTGGGAGCCTTTGACGCGGACGGCGACCTGATCGCAGTCGGCAACTGCCCGGAGTCCTACAAGCCGGTGCTCGCAGAAGGAAGTGGACGTACACAGATCATCCGGATGGTGCTGATCGTCAGCTCGACCGATGCCGTCACCCTGAAAATCGACCCGTCGGTGGTACTGGCAACAAAACAGCATGTCACCGAAACCGTGGCCAAAGCCGTCAGCGACCACCTGAAGCAACCTGATCCGCACCCGCAGTACGCGACGGACGAGGCCCTGACGCAAGGACTGGCCAGCAAGCTCGGCAAGACCGAAACGGCCGCAGACTCGGCAAAACTGGAGGGTCACCCGGCCAGTTATTTTGCCAAGGCAGATGATCTGGCAAAAGTCGGCGGCGACCCGCTGCTGTGGCCACGTACCTCACCATCCCGCACCCACATTCAGGCCGGCTATGCGCCGCTCGACGGACAAGAGCTGAGCCGTGCGCTGTATCCGGATGCTTGGGCCGCTATTCAGGCCGGGGCCGTGCCAGTCGTGACCGAAGCCGAATGGCAAGCTGACCCGCTCAAGCGGGGTGCATGGACATATGGCAACGGTACAACCACGTTCCGCATGCCGGACTGGAACGGCAAGTCGGCAGGCTCGAAAGGGGCGGTGTTTGTCCGGGGTGACGGGGTGCTGTCGGCAGGAACGCCGGGGCTGATGCAACCAGATGAGATTCGGAGTCATGCGCACACGATTCCTTACTCAAACCTACAGTTTCCGGTTGCATCATCCAGCGGCACAACGCTTGCTTACGGCTCTGGATCTACAAACACATCAACCACTGGCGGAGCAGAAACCCGCCCGCTTAATGTAACGGGCGTATGGGTCTGCCGTCTTTTCGGCGCAGTGACAAATCCGGGGTCTGCTGATGCCGCCCAACTGGCGACCGAAGTTGCCCGGCTGTGGGCGCAAAAAGTCGAGCTGGCGTCGTTTACCGGGTCAAACCAGCTTCTGGCCGGGAATGGATACCAGAAGCTTCCCGGAGGATTGATCATACAGTGGGGAACAATTTCAGGTATTGCATACAACGCTACTGCCCAGTCATTCACCTTTCCGATTGTATTTCCCGTCGCATGCCTTGGGGTTGTTTCAAAGGGATGGGCATCAGTCGGTACCGCGATGTTTGCTGACATAAACATTCACGGGTTCGGGCCCGCGGGTGTGTCTAATTATCAAGCCAGTTGCAACAACGGCAGCGGAACCATAAACACCCGCTGGATTGCGTTCGGATACTGA
- a CDS encoding DUF4376 domain-containing protein, translating into MFYSRFAGGFYTREIHGNGVPDDAVEITAEQHAALLAGQSAGRIITADEHGHPVLADPPTISLDALRDRALDHLPAWEKSERAAGIEHAGQRWLTTSAALQDIRDVLLAGAVPGEQWVTADRQIVPMTFVGLQSLWQAITARGAAIYQHRLEMERQIAGMDREQLEAFQPGWPAPEPAP; encoded by the coding sequence ATGTTTTACTCAAGATTCGCCGGCGGCTTTTACACCCGTGAAATCCATGGCAATGGCGTTCCGGATGATGCAGTCGAAATCACCGCCGAACAGCATGCCGCACTGTTGGCAGGCCAATCAGCCGGCAGGATTATCACCGCAGATGAGCATGGCCATCCCGTTCTCGCCGATCCGCCGACCATTTCTCTCGACGCCCTGCGCGACCGTGCGCTGGACCATCTCCCGGCATGGGAAAAATCCGAGCGCGCAGCCGGAATCGAACACGCTGGCCAGCGCTGGCTGACGACATCGGCAGCATTGCAGGACATCCGCGACGTGTTGCTGGCCGGAGCGGTGCCGGGTGAGCAGTGGGTGACGGCAGACCGCCAGATCGTGCCGATGACTTTTGTTGGCCTGCAATCGCTGTGGCAGGCCATCACGGCGCGTGGGGCAGCCATCTACCAGCACCGGCTGGAAATGGAGCGACAGATTGCCGGGATGGACCGCGAGCAGCTGGAAGCTTTCCAGCCCGGCTGGCCAGCACCAGAACCGGCGCCATGA